Proteins from a genomic interval of Bacillota bacterium:
- a CDS encoding CoA-disulfide reductase, giving the protein MKVLIVGGVAGGAGTAARIRRNDETAEIIMFEKGPCISFANCGMPYYIGGVIKNEDDLLIQTPES; this is encoded by the coding sequence ATGAAAGTATTAATTGTAGGCGGAGTTGCGGGCGGAGCGGGCACAGCAGCGCGAATCAGAAGAAATGATGAGACTGCTGAAATCATCATGTTTGAAAAAGGCCCATGCATATCTTTTGCAAATTGCGGAATGCCATATTATATAGGCGGCGTGATTAAAAACGAGGACGATCTTCTCATTCAGACCCCTGAAAGC